One stretch of Amycolatopsis sp. NBC_00345 DNA includes these proteins:
- a CDS encoding ABC transporter permease, protein MHAPSVTPLLAESSRPIFEWRWVERNSDAIVQRLGEHIALTATALGIGLVISLVLSTLCLRYRWFYPLVLGTAGALYVVPSLGAFALLVPFFGLSFTTAVIPLATYTLLILIRNIVTGVQQVPTEVREAAIGMGFTRRRLLWQVELPLALPVVIAGLRVAAVTTIGLVTVTSLLGMGGLGYFIRAGIQTTTPNPSPIIVGIVLSVVLAVVVDLLLWLSERALAPWARKVRAR, encoded by the coding sequence GTGCATGCGCCTTCGGTGACCCCGCTGCTCGCCGAGAGCAGCCGGCCGATCTTCGAGTGGCGGTGGGTCGAGCGCAACTCCGACGCCATCGTCCAGCGGCTCGGCGAGCACATCGCCCTCACCGCGACGGCGCTCGGCATCGGGCTGGTCATCTCGCTGGTCCTGTCCACGTTGTGCTTGCGCTACCGCTGGTTCTACCCGCTGGTGCTCGGCACGGCGGGCGCGCTGTACGTGGTCCCGAGCCTCGGGGCGTTCGCGCTGCTGGTGCCGTTCTTCGGGCTTTCGTTCACCACGGCGGTGATCCCGCTGGCGACGTACACGCTGCTGATCCTGATCCGCAACATCGTCACCGGCGTCCAGCAGGTGCCCACCGAGGTCCGCGAAGCCGCGATCGGCATGGGCTTCACCCGGCGGCGGCTGCTCTGGCAGGTCGAGCTGCCGCTGGCGCTGCCGGTGGTGATCGCGGGCCTGCGCGTGGCCGCGGTGACGACGATCGGGCTGGTGACGGTGACCTCGCTGCTCGGCATGGGCGGCCTCGGCTACTTCATCCGCGCCGGCATCCAGACCACCACCCCGAACCCGAGCCCGATCATCGTCGGCATCGTGCTGTCGGTGGTGCTCGCGGTGGTCGTCGACCTGCTCCTCTGGCTGAGCGAACGCGCGCTCGCCCCGTGGGCGCGGAAGGTGCGGGCCCGATGA
- a CDS encoding ABC transporter substrate-binding protein — MRWTRNIRAAALVAVAAIGLTACGGGSGGSDQPAAPSKGGAPIVVASFNFTDSQILAEIYAAALEAKGYPVTRSLNLGSRELIYPSLKSGELQFLPEYQGAAITTGFGKDAVKDAAGEHDQLAKLFEPSGISLLNYAAAEDKNTYIVKSDLAKSKGLTSISDLKKLDKVVMAGPPECEKRLPCFQGFKEVYKLTNATFQTVQEAGPRVQQLDSGAVTVIPVDSVSPLVGDPQYVALKDDLAIVPTENVVPAVNKKVLDERGADFATVVNAVSAKLTTDGMRELNKRVDSGGEGAADVAKDWLKEQGLA, encoded by the coding sequence GTGCGCTGGACCCGGAACATCCGAGCGGCTGCGCTGGTGGCGGTCGCCGCCATCGGCCTGACCGCCTGCGGGGGTGGCAGCGGGGGCTCGGACCAGCCCGCCGCCCCGAGCAAGGGCGGTGCGCCGATCGTCGTCGCCTCGTTCAACTTCACCGACAGCCAGATCCTGGCCGAGATCTACGCGGCCGCGCTGGAGGCCAAGGGCTACCCGGTCACCCGCAGCCTCAACCTGGGCTCGCGGGAGCTGATCTACCCGTCGCTGAAGTCCGGCGAGCTGCAGTTCCTGCCCGAATACCAGGGCGCGGCCATCACCACCGGCTTCGGCAAGGACGCGGTGAAGGACGCCGCCGGCGAGCACGACCAGCTGGCCAAGCTGTTCGAGCCGTCCGGCATCTCGCTGCTGAACTACGCGGCGGCCGAGGACAAGAACACCTACATCGTGAAGTCCGACCTGGCCAAGTCCAAGGGCCTGACCAGTATCAGCGACCTGAAGAAGCTCGACAAGGTCGTCATGGCCGGCCCGCCGGAGTGCGAGAAGCGGCTGCCGTGCTTCCAGGGCTTCAAGGAGGTCTACAAGCTCACCAACGCGACGTTCCAGACTGTGCAGGAGGCCGGGCCGCGGGTACAGCAGCTCGACTCCGGCGCCGTCACGGTGATCCCGGTCGACTCGGTGAGCCCGCTGGTCGGCGACCCGCAGTACGTGGCGCTGAAGGACGACCTCGCCATCGTGCCCACCGAGAACGTGGTGCCCGCGGTGAACAAGAAGGTGCTCGACGAGCGCGGCGCCGATTTCGCGACGGTGGTCAACGCGGTCAGCGCGAAACTGACCACCGATGGGATGCGCGAGCTGAACAAACGTGTCGATTCCGGCGGCGAAGGGGCCGCGGACGTGGCGAAGGACTGGCTGAAGGAGCAGGGCCTCGCCTGA
- a CDS encoding SRPBCC family protein has translation MGKVTATAERTIDAPVDKVRELVADYAETRPKLLTEHYRDYEVTAGGHGAGTEASWKLQATSKRVRDVAATVSEPSPGTLVETDANSSMVTTWTVASAGERSLVRIETSWDGAGGIGGFFEKTFAPGGLKKIYDGVLVKLEEIV, from the coding sequence ATGGGAAAGGTCACGGCCACCGCGGAGCGCACGATCGACGCGCCGGTGGACAAGGTTCGCGAGCTGGTCGCCGACTACGCCGAGACCCGGCCGAAGCTGCTCACCGAGCACTACCGCGACTACGAGGTGACCGCGGGCGGCCACGGCGCCGGCACCGAGGCGAGCTGGAAGCTGCAGGCGACGTCGAAGCGCGTGCGCGACGTGGCGGCCACCGTGAGCGAGCCCTCCCCGGGCACCCTCGTCGAGACCGACGCGAACTCCAGCATGGTCACCACCTGGACGGTCGCGTCCGCCGGAGAGCGCTCGCTGGTGCGCATCGAGACCAGCTGGGACGGCGCCGGCGGCATCGGCGGCTTCTTCGAGAAGACGTTCGCGCCGGGCGGGCTGAAGAAGATCTACGACGGCGTGCTCGTCAAGCTCGAAGAGATCGTGTAG
- a CDS encoding NADP-dependent oxidoreductase, whose amino-acid sequence MNAPTQATEIRLASRPHGVPTQDNFDIVDTEIPTPGAGQILVRNLFMSVDPAMRGRMSDAKSYAPPFAVGEVMHGGALGEVIESTVDDFKPGDHVLHQAGWRTHVVLDAARSVKVDASAAPLSTYLGVLGMPGLTAYAGLLESAEFKPGDTVFVSGAAGAVGSLVGQLAKLKGAKRVIGSAGSAEKVRHLIDDLGFDAAFNYKDGPVAAQLAEAAPEGIDVYFDNVGGEHLEAAIASMNLHGRIAVCGMISVYNATEPTPAPRNLPQIIAKRLTIRGLLVIDHWGLREQFITEVAPLVASGEIKYSETFVDGIRNAPEAFLGLLGGANTGKMLVRL is encoded by the coding sequence GTGAACGCACCGACCCAGGCCACGGAGATCCGGCTCGCCTCCCGTCCGCACGGCGTCCCGACGCAGGACAACTTCGACATCGTCGACACCGAGATCCCCACGCCCGGCGCGGGGCAGATCCTGGTGCGCAACCTCTTCATGAGCGTCGACCCGGCCATGCGCGGCCGGATGAGCGACGCGAAGTCGTACGCGCCGCCGTTCGCGGTGGGCGAGGTCATGCACGGCGGCGCGCTCGGCGAGGTCATCGAGTCCACTGTGGACGACTTCAAGCCGGGTGACCACGTGCTGCACCAGGCGGGCTGGCGCACGCACGTCGTGCTCGACGCGGCGAGGAGCGTGAAGGTGGACGCCTCGGCGGCGCCGCTTTCGACCTACCTTGGTGTGCTTGGCATGCCGGGCCTCACGGCGTACGCGGGGCTGCTGGAGAGCGCGGAGTTCAAGCCGGGCGACACGGTGTTCGTGTCCGGCGCCGCGGGCGCGGTCGGCTCCCTGGTCGGGCAGCTGGCCAAGCTGAAGGGCGCCAAGCGCGTGATCGGCAGCGCCGGTTCGGCGGAGAAGGTCCGGCACCTGATCGACGACCTCGGCTTCGACGCGGCGTTCAACTACAAGGACGGCCCCGTTGCCGCGCAGCTGGCGGAGGCCGCGCCGGAGGGCATCGACGTCTACTTCGACAACGTCGGCGGCGAGCACCTCGAGGCCGCCATCGCGTCGATGAACCTGCACGGCCGCATCGCCGTCTGCGGGATGATCTCGGTGTACAACGCCACCGAGCCGACCCCGGCGCCGCGCAACCTCCCGCAGATCATCGCCAAGCGCCTCACCATCCGCGGCCTGCTGGTGATCGACCACTGGGGCCTGCGCGAGCAGTTCATCACCGAGGTGGCGCCGCTGGTGGCTTCGGGCGAGATCAAGTACTCGGAGACGTTCGTCGACGGCATCCGCAACGCGCCCGAGGCGTTCCTCGGCCTGCTCGGCGGCGCCAACACCGGCAAGATGCTCGTGCGTCTCTGA
- a CDS encoding haloacid dehalogenase type II codes for MLCVFDVNETLLDLAGLDPLFTELTGTARARREWFDLAIHTALTTTATGGYRDFAEIAGAAAVDTVARYGRDLTEAELARFRGALLSLSAHADVLPGLKKLKQAGHTVVALTNSPLATVETQLQHAGIATALDRIFSAQQVSRLKPAPEPYRQVLDAYAVEPGQAVMVAAHGWDIAGAQAAGLRTALLTRPGVRPLPGTPAADYTAASLPGLSFG; via the coding sequence GTGCTGTGCGTCTTTGACGTCAACGAAACCCTGCTCGACCTCGCGGGCCTCGACCCGTTGTTCACCGAGCTGACCGGGACGGCGCGGGCGCGGCGGGAGTGGTTCGACCTCGCCATCCACACCGCGCTCACCACCACGGCGACCGGGGGCTACCGGGACTTCGCGGAGATCGCCGGCGCGGCGGCCGTCGACACGGTGGCGCGGTACGGCCGTGATCTCACCGAAGCCGAGCTGGCCCGGTTCCGCGGCGCGCTGCTGTCGCTGTCCGCGCACGCGGATGTGTTGCCAGGGCTGAAAAAACTCAAGCAGGCCGGGCACACCGTCGTCGCGCTGACGAACTCGCCACTCGCCACCGTCGAGACACAGCTGCAGCACGCGGGGATCGCGACGGCGCTCGACCGGATCTTCTCCGCACAGCAGGTCAGCCGGCTCAAGCCCGCGCCCGAGCCGTACCGGCAGGTGCTCGACGCCTACGCCGTCGAACCCGGGCAGGCCGTGATGGTCGCCGCGCACGGGTGGGACATCGCGGGCGCGCAGGCGGCCGGGCTGCGGACCGCGCTGCTCACGCGGCCCGGCGTCCGGCCGTTGCCGGGCACGCCCGCCGCCGACTACACGGCGGCGAGCCTGCCCGGACTGTCTTTCGGCTGA
- a CDS encoding pyridoxamine 5'-phosphate oxidase family protein — MATTVISTHEALRDVVGEAGEMVSKKILGHLDEHARTLIAHSPFCLLATSAPDGSCDVSPRGDPAGSVLVLDDKTLVLADRPGNKLVDSFRNILDNPHAGLLFIVPGMNETLRVNGRATIVSDAPFFDDLMVKGKRPQLAIVIEVRELYMHCAKAFLRSSLWRPETWPERSELPTLGRIMRDQLNLGVPADQLDADLDHRAATCQY, encoded by the coding sequence ATGGCGACAACGGTGATCAGCACGCACGAAGCCCTGCGCGACGTGGTCGGTGAAGCGGGCGAGATGGTGAGCAAGAAGATCCTGGGCCACCTCGACGAGCACGCGCGGACGCTGATCGCGCACTCGCCGTTCTGCCTGCTGGCGACGTCCGCGCCCGACGGAAGCTGCGACGTCTCCCCGCGCGGCGACCCCGCCGGCTCCGTGCTCGTGCTGGACGACAAGACCCTCGTGCTCGCGGACCGGCCGGGCAACAAGCTCGTGGACAGCTTCCGCAACATCCTCGACAACCCGCACGCCGGCCTGTTGTTCATCGTCCCCGGCATGAACGAAACTCTGCGGGTCAACGGCCGCGCCACGATCGTCTCCGACGCGCCCTTCTTCGACGACCTGATGGTCAAGGGAAAGCGCCCGCAGCTCGCGATCGTGATCGAGGTGCGGGAGCTGTACATGCACTGCGCCAAGGCTTTCCTGCGCTCGTCGCTGTGGCGGCCGGAGACCTGGCCGGAGCGCTCGGAGCTGCCCACCCTCGGCCGGATCATGCGTGACCAGCTGAACCTCGGCGTGCCCGCGGACCAGCTCGACGCCGACCTCGACCACCGCGCCGCCACCTGCCAGTACTGA
- a CDS encoding TetR/AcrR family transcriptional regulator: MGGKYHHGDLRDELVRVSVDLIAELGMDGFSVAQVAKRAKVSPAAPYRHFPDRAGLLAAVATSTACQLHERVTAAVAEAGPDAVAQLATASGAYTCFLIDRRIGFQVIFADGLEDPKYTELHDTRRALIDTYLTLCLAVCPYPPAALELMEQVHAQGHGYGELFLNGHYRRLDYTAAQVTAKSTTAARIVIEAHRDGHGPAQQ; this comes from the coding sequence ATGGGCGGCAAGTACCACCACGGCGATCTGCGCGACGAACTCGTCCGGGTGTCGGTGGACCTGATCGCGGAGCTGGGGATGGACGGCTTCTCGGTGGCGCAGGTGGCGAAACGCGCGAAGGTCTCGCCCGCCGCGCCGTACCGGCACTTCCCGGACCGCGCCGGCCTGCTGGCGGCAGTCGCGACCAGCACGGCCTGCCAGCTGCATGAGCGGGTGACGGCGGCCGTCGCGGAGGCCGGGCCGGACGCGGTCGCCCAGCTGGCCACCGCGTCCGGCGCCTACACGTGCTTCCTGATCGACCGCCGCATCGGCTTCCAGGTGATCTTCGCCGACGGCCTCGAAGACCCGAAGTACACCGAGCTGCACGACACCCGCCGCGCCCTGATCGACACGTATCTGACGCTGTGCCTCGCCGTCTGCCCGTACCCGCCGGCCGCGCTGGAGCTGATGGAGCAGGTCCACGCCCAGGGCCACGGCTACGGCGAGCTCTTCCTCAACGGCCACTACCGCCGCCTGGACTACACGGCCGCCCAGGTGACCGCCAAGTCCACCACCGCGGCCCGCATCGTCATCGAAGCCCACCGCGACGGCCACGGCCCGGCCCAGCAGTAG
- a CDS encoding NAD(P)-dependent alcohol dehydrogenase, producing the protein MTTTTHAIAAPAPGAPLEPTTIERRDLRPDDVLIDIAFAGICHSDLHQAKEDWGSATFPMVPGHEIAGVVAAVGSGVTKYQVGDRVGVGCMVDSCGECEYCLAGTEQFCLKGNVQTYNSVGFDGEVTYGGYSRQVVVRDAFVCRIPEGIDLDVAAPLLCAGITTYSPLRHWGAGPGKKVAVVGLGGLGHMAVKLAVAMGAEVTVLSQSLKKQEDGLKLGAKDYFATGDEATFDVLRGRFDVIINTVSAKLPIDAYLGMLRVGGAMVNVGAPPESLDYNAFSLLGGNKVLAGSMIGGIAETQEMLEFCAEHGLGAEIETISGDQVNAAYERVENSDVRYRFVIDASTIGA; encoded by the coding sequence ATGACCACGACCACGCACGCCATCGCCGCACCGGCGCCGGGCGCCCCGCTCGAGCCGACGACGATCGAGCGCCGGGACCTGCGCCCGGACGACGTGCTGATCGACATCGCGTTCGCGGGCATCTGCCACAGCGACCTCCACCAGGCGAAGGAGGACTGGGGCTCCGCGACCTTCCCCATGGTCCCCGGCCACGAGATCGCCGGCGTTGTCGCCGCGGTCGGCTCCGGCGTGACGAAGTACCAGGTCGGCGACCGGGTGGGCGTCGGCTGCATGGTCGACTCGTGCGGCGAGTGCGAGTACTGCCTGGCCGGCACCGAGCAGTTCTGCCTGAAGGGCAACGTCCAGACCTACAACAGCGTCGGCTTCGACGGCGAGGTCACCTACGGCGGGTACAGCCGCCAGGTCGTCGTGAGGGACGCGTTCGTCTGCCGGATCCCGGAGGGCATCGACCTGGACGTCGCCGCGCCGCTGCTCTGCGCGGGCATCACCACCTACTCGCCGCTGCGCCACTGGGGCGCCGGGCCGGGCAAGAAGGTCGCCGTCGTCGGCCTCGGCGGGCTCGGGCACATGGCGGTCAAGCTCGCGGTGGCCATGGGCGCCGAGGTCACGGTGCTCAGCCAGAGCCTGAAGAAGCAGGAGGACGGCCTGAAACTCGGCGCGAAAGACTACTTCGCGACCGGCGACGAGGCCACCTTCGACGTGCTTCGGGGCCGCTTCGACGTCATCATCAACACCGTCTCGGCGAAGCTCCCGATCGACGCCTACCTCGGCATGCTGCGCGTCGGCGGCGCGATGGTGAACGTCGGCGCGCCGCCCGAGTCCTTGGACTACAACGCCTTCTCGCTGCTGGGCGGCAACAAGGTGCTGGCCGGCTCGATGATCGGCGGCATCGCCGAGACGCAGGAGATGCTCGAGTTCTGCGCCGAGCACGGCCTCGGCGCCGAGATCGAGACGATCTCCGGGGACCAGGTGAACGCGGCCTACGAGCGCGTCGAGAACAGCGACGTGCGGTACCGCTTCGTGATCGACGCCTCGACCATCGGCGCCTGA
- the purU gene encoding formyltetrahydrofolate deformylase, with amino-acid sequence MGGVPDPQRYVLTFGCPDRTGIIARISGFLAEHGGMIVEAAYHTDPDTGWFFTRQVVRADSLPFDAAGLRERFGAVAAELSAESSWAVRDTGERPRAVVLVSKAGHCLYDLLGRVASGELDVDVAAVIGNHTSLADITRAHGIPFHHVPFPAGDPEGKTQAFAQVRKLVDEHHPDAVVLARFMQVLPAELCAEWAGRAINIHHSFLPSFAGAKPYHQAHTRGVKLVGATCHYVTADLDAGPIIEQDVIRVDHGDSVEDMVRKGRDIEKVTLARGLRWHLEGRVLVHGNRTVVF; translated from the coding sequence ATGGGCGGCGTGCCTGATCCCCAGCGTTACGTCCTCACCTTCGGCTGCCCCGACCGCACCGGCATCATCGCCCGCATCTCCGGATTCCTGGCCGAGCACGGCGGGATGATCGTCGAAGCGGCCTATCACACCGACCCGGACACGGGCTGGTTCTTCACGCGCCAGGTGGTCCGAGCCGACTCGCTGCCGTTCGACGCCGCGGGACTGCGCGAGCGGTTCGGCGCGGTGGCGGCGGAGCTGTCGGCGGAGTCCAGCTGGGCGGTGCGCGACACCGGCGAGCGGCCGCGCGCGGTGGTGCTGGTGTCGAAGGCCGGGCACTGCCTGTACGACCTGCTGGGCCGCGTCGCGTCGGGTGAGCTGGACGTCGACGTCGCCGCAGTGATCGGCAACCACACGTCGCTCGCGGACATCACCCGCGCGCACGGCATCCCGTTCCACCACGTGCCGTTCCCGGCCGGGGACCCCGAAGGCAAGACGCAAGCGTTTGCGCAGGTCCGGAAACTCGTCGACGAGCACCATCCGGACGCCGTGGTGCTGGCCCGGTTCATGCAGGTGCTGCCCGCCGAGCTGTGCGCGGAGTGGGCCGGACGGGCGATCAACATCCACCACAGCTTCCTGCCGTCGTTCGCCGGCGCGAAGCCGTACCACCAGGCCCACACCCGCGGCGTCAAGCTGGTCGGTGCCACCTGCCACTACGTGACGGCCGACCTCGACGCCGGGCCGATCATCGAGCAGGACGTGATCCGCGTCGACCACGGCGACTCCGTGGAGGACATGGTGCGCAAGGGCCGCGACATCGAGAAGGTGACGCTGGCGCGCGGCCTGCGCTGGCACCTCGAAGGCCGCGTTCTCGTGCACGGCAACCGAACCGTCGTCTTCTAG
- a CDS encoding DedA family protein codes for MELLGHVTGLLRDALGSPWLWVLVFAVAGLDALLPFMPSETTVVIVAVLLGPDPRWLATLAVVAAAGAWAGDCLAYSVGRAAGPRALSRLQRGPSGRQRYEWARVQVRRQAPLLIVAARYLPGGRVASALACGSLGYPPRRFVPLDAAGAALWACYSVLIGLAGGAAFADEPVKGLLLSFGLGLLLVSLIESGRRLRLRALRSAHGTDGHPAPAGDDRHPQRPAEGGRAGGGPGGTGPELSEMDGPRPGDPPGEGALLQRGGDHGPGS; via the coding sequence GTGGAACTGCTGGGGCACGTCACCGGGCTGCTGCGCGACGCGCTGGGCTCGCCGTGGCTGTGGGTGCTCGTGTTCGCCGTGGCGGGGCTCGACGCGCTGCTGCCGTTCATGCCGAGCGAGACGACCGTGGTGATCGTCGCGGTGCTGCTCGGGCCGGACCCGCGGTGGCTGGCGACGCTGGCCGTGGTCGCGGCCGCCGGGGCGTGGGCCGGGGACTGCCTGGCCTACTCCGTCGGCCGGGCGGCGGGGCCGCGGGCCCTCTCGCGATTGCAGCGGGGCCCGTCGGGGCGGCAGCGGTACGAGTGGGCCCGCGTGCAAGTGCGGCGGCAGGCGCCGTTGCTGATCGTCGCCGCGCGGTACCTGCCCGGCGGGCGCGTGGCCAGCGCGCTGGCGTGCGGCAGCCTCGGTTACCCGCCGCGCCGGTTCGTGCCGCTCGACGCCGCGGGCGCCGCGCTCTGGGCGTGCTACAGCGTGCTGATCGGGCTGGCCGGCGGCGCCGCCTTCGCGGACGAGCCGGTGAAGGGCCTGCTGCTGTCGTTCGGGCTAGGGCTGCTGCTCGTCAGCCTGATCGAATCGGGACGGCGGCTCCGGCTGCGCGCGCTACGTTCAGCGCATGGAACGGATGGGCACCCCGCACCTGCTGGAGACGATCGACATCCACAGCGACCGGCTGAAGGCGGCCGCGCTGGCGGCGGGCCCGGCGGCACCGGTCCAGAACTGTCCGAAATGGACGGTCCACGACCTGGTGACCCACCTGGCGAGGGTGCTCTCCTCCAGCGTGGCGGTGATCACGGACCGGGCAGCTGA
- a CDS encoding class I SAM-dependent methyltransferase yields the protein MAGRARLSPVGAPTRGTTNPNRLRRVDRWLAGDAAVTRLLRRAADPLVVDLGYGASPVTTVELARWLSRVRADVRVLGLELDPERVAYARPAADPPRLDFRRGGFELAGTRPVLVRAFNVLRQYAEHEVAGAWALMLANMPADGLLVEGTCDEIGRLSTWVTVAAPGPVSLTLSMRLADLDRPSTVAERLPKILIHRNVPGERIHNLLSTMDSCWAAAAPQRSFGVRARWTETVRQLAARGWPLLGRPDRPRLGELTVPWAAVAPK from the coding sequence ATGGCTGGCCGAGCACGCCTGAGCCCGGTGGGCGCCCCGACGCGGGGCACCACCAACCCGAACCGGCTCCGGCGGGTCGACCGCTGGCTGGCCGGGGACGCGGCCGTCACCCGGCTCCTGCGCCGGGCCGCGGACCCGCTGGTGGTCGACCTCGGGTACGGCGCCTCGCCGGTCACCACCGTCGAGCTGGCCCGGTGGCTGAGCCGGGTGCGCGCCGACGTCCGGGTGCTCGGGCTCGAGCTGGACCCGGAACGCGTCGCGTACGCCCGCCCCGCCGCCGACCCGCCGCGCCTCGACTTCCGGCGCGGCGGCTTCGAACTCGCCGGCACCCGGCCGGTGCTGGTGCGCGCGTTCAACGTGCTGCGGCAGTACGCCGAGCACGAGGTGGCGGGCGCGTGGGCGCTGATGCTGGCGAACATGCCCGCCGACGGCCTGCTCGTGGAGGGCACCTGCGACGAGATCGGCCGGCTGTCCACCTGGGTCACCGTCGCGGCGCCCGGCCCGGTGTCGCTCACGCTCTCGATGCGGCTGGCCGACCTGGACCGTCCGTCCACTGTGGCCGAACGACTGCCGAAGATCCTCATCCACCGCAACGTTCCCGGTGAGCGAATCCACAACCTGCTGTCCACTATGGATTCCTGCTGGGCGGCCGCGGCGCCGCAGCGCTCGTTCGGCGTCCGCGCGCGCTGGACGGAAACGGTGCGCCAGCTCGCCGCCCGCGGCTGGCCCCTGCTCGGCCGCCCGGACCGGCCGCGGCTCGGCGAGCTGACCGTCCCGTGGGCCGCTGTCGCCCCGAAGTGA